One genomic window of Glycine soja cultivar W05 chromosome 9, ASM419377v2, whole genome shotgun sequence includes the following:
- the LOC114368219 gene encoding uncharacterized protein LOC114368219, translating into MAGRGKDQNRDVLDRITAVLETLVQERDVEPAEYRGLMAFRKNHPLKFSGDYDPEGARLWLAKTEKIFEATGCLEEHKVPCATFMLQGEAENWWKFVKPALAAPGGVIPWNAFKDKFLDNYFLQDLRKRKAREFLDLK; encoded by the coding sequence atggcaggacgtggtaaGGATCAGAATCGTGATGTCCTAGATCGCATCAcagctgtgctggaaactctagtgcaggaacgtgatgtggaacCGGCAGAGTATCgaggactcatggctttccgtaagaaccacccgctGAAGTTCAGTGGGGACTATGATCCAGAAGGTGCTAGGTTATGGTTAGCTAAGACTgagaagattttcgaggcgacGGGTTGCCtcgaggagcataaggtccctTGTGCGACGTTCATGCTCCAAGGAGAAGCTGAGAactggtggaagttcgtgaaacCTGCATTAGCagcacctggaggcgtgattccttggaatgccttcaaggacaaattcctaGACAACTATTTTCTACAAGATCTCAGGAAGCgaaaggcgagggaatttctggatttgaagTAG